One genomic segment of Drosophila willistoni isolate 14030-0811.24 chromosome 2R unlocalized genomic scaffold, UCI_dwil_1.1 Seg200, whole genome shotgun sequence includes these proteins:
- the LOC6641515 gene encoding uncharacterized protein LOC6641515 isoform X2: MTKKVFFTKTKVQPSNRGPCARVRIIRSLTMGGNIEQRPWTPTVRTGKIAAETSNPGPAIVQLPTLIGSKVPDSKKKGAPSYSFGQKLYNKYDTFGPGPAQYNVTGLRSKGKDYPRAATLQSRPKEMSRFSNPGPGEYDVVHAAKAVIDATPKYTFGQKPANAKFSLIPAPNSYCPEKVTQSKKNAPRYTFGRRTKIQHDQGTPAPGAYCPEKVKLNKTPEFSFGIKHHELRPDYTPAPGTYKPEQVVLEHTPAYSFGLKTKHTQISVTPAPGAYSPEKSKLHTTPAYSMSGKASHDVVDCTPAPGAYEPEKCLLYKTPAYTFGQRVTVTSSNDTPAPGTYQPEKVRLDFTPAYTLSGRHELKSINETPAPGSYAPEKYRSDRTPAFTFGGKHEQKTDISTPAPGDYCPEKVRHDHNPAFSFAGRHDLHKSNDSPAPGTYETEKVRLDHNPAFSFAGRHDLHKASDTPAPGAYSPEKVRQDHNPAFSMAGKHNPTVSSDTPAPGDYCPEKVRLDHTPAYSFGSKNDPKIDSNTPAPGDYHPEKVRLDNTPAFSFAGRHDLHKASDTPAPGAYSPEKVRQDHNPAFSMAGKHNPTVSSDTPAPGDYCPEKVRLDHTPAYSFGSKNDPKIDSNTPAPGDYHPEKVRLDNTPAFSFAGRHDLHKASDTPAPGAYSPEKVRQDHNPAFSMAGKHNPTVSSDTPAPGDYCPEKVRLDHTPAYSFGSKNDPKVDSNTPAPGDYHPEKVRLDYTPVFSFAGRHDLHKASDTPAPGAYSPEKVRQDHNPAFSMAGKHNPTVSSDTPAPGDYCPEKVRLDHTPAYSFGSKNDPKVDSNTPAPGDYHPEKVRLDHTPSFSFAGRHDLHKANDIPAPGAYSPEKVRQDHNPAFSMAGKHNPTVSNDTPAPGDYCPEKVRLDHTPAYSFGSKNDPKVDSNTPAPGDYHPEKVRLDHTPAFSFAGRHDLHKASDTPAPGAYSPEKVRQDHNPAFSMAGKHNPTVSSDTPAPGDYCPEKVRLDHTPAYSFGSKNDPKVDSNTPAPGDYHPEKVRLDHTPSFSFAGRHDLHKASDTPAPGAYSPEKVRQDHNPAFSMAGKHNPTVSNDTPAPGDYCPEKVRLDHTPAYSFGSKNDPKVDSNTPAPGDYHPEKVRLDHTPAFSFAGRHDLHKASDTPAPGAYSPEKVRQDHNPAFSMAGKHNPTVSSDTPAPGDYCPEKVRLDHTPAYSFGSKNDPKVDSNTPAPGDYHPEKVRLDHTPAFSFAGRHDLHKASDTPAPGAYSPEKVRQDHNPAFSMAGKHNRTVSSDTPAPGDYCPEKVRLDHTPAYSFGSKNDPKVDSNTPAPGDYHPEKVRLDHTPAFSFAGRHDLHKASDTPAPGAYSPEKVRQDHNPAFSMAGKHNPTVSSDTPAPGDYCPEKVRLDHAPAYTFGSKNDPKIDSNTPAPGDYHPEKVRLDHTPAFSFAGRHDLHKASDTPAPGAYSPEKVRQDHNPAFSMAGKHNLKILNGTPAPGDYCPEKVRLDHTPAYSFGGKYDPKVENHHPAPCDYSPEKVRLDHTPAYTITGRTVVEQLSETPAPCDYRPEHCQLDSTPAFTFGMKLKRERFSDTPAPTAYEPEKHTTQYSPAYTFGTKSEIRVSTDAPAPGHYHPEQCKVDSSPAYSFGLKTLPMPQIPEPKGAYIEDRILQRRERRLASPVRQNGENNHTTTTTTTITTTTVKQDDVKPALGKQVNGISTNHTHSHIKIAPITNGDQSKSVTTTTKTTLRHVANGQSEVGNVKVTARGTADASAMQAANSSTSTVLQSDGAVITRGKSTKVSTVKYAVEASSVQEKIISS; the protein is encoded by the exons ATGACTAAGAAG gtATTTTTCACCAAGACAAAGGTTCAACCCTCCAACCGGGGTCCTTGTGCACGTGTACGTATCATCCGATCTCTAACCATGGGTGGAAATATTGAGCAACGTCCATGGACGCCCACAGTGCGTACGGGTAAGATAGCCGCTGAGACTAGCAATCCAGGACCGGCTATAGTACAATTACCCACATTGATTG GAAGCAAAGTTCCTGATTCAAAGAAGAAAGGTGCCCCATCATATTCATTTGGACAGAAATTGTACAACAAGTATGATACATTTGGTCCGGGTCCAGCACAATATAATGTAACTGGATTGCGGTCAAAGGGCAAAGATTATCCACGGGCAGCCACTTTACAGAGTCGGCCGAAGGAAATGAGTCGCTTCTCAAATCCCGGACCCGGGGAATATGATGTAGTGCACGCTGCAAAGGCTGTTATCGATGCAACACCAAAATATACTTTTGGCCAGAAGCCTGCCAATGCTAAGTTCAGTCTAATACCAG CGCCGAATAGCTATTGCCCTGAAAAGGTCACGCAATCAAAAAAGAATGCGCCACGTTACACATTTGGTAGACGAACTAAAATCCAACACGATCAGGGCACACCAG CTCCTGGTGCCTATTGCCCTGAGAAAGTGAAGCTGAACAAGACACCAGAGTTCAGTTTCGGCATCAAGCATCACGAACTTAGGCCAGACTATACACCAG CCCCGGGCACGTATAAACCGGAGCAGGTAGTACTAGAACATACACCCGCTTATAGTTTTGGTCTGAAGACAAAGCATACACAGATAAGTGTCACACCAG CACCCGGTGCCTACAGCCCCGAAAAGTCCAAATTACACACAACACCTGCTTACAGTATGAGTGGTAAGGCGTCTCACGATGTAGTCGATTGTACGCCTG CACCCGGCGCATACGAGCCCGAGAAATGTCTACTATACAAGACACCCGCCTATACATTTGGACAGCGGGTAACTGTCACTAGTTCGAATGACACTCCTGCACCTGGCACATATCAGCCCGAAAAGGTGCGACTGGACTTTACCCCCGCATACACGTTGTCGGGGCGTCATGAACTCAAGTCCATCAACGAAACACCAGCGCCCGGGTCGTATGCTCCGGAAAAGTACCGAAGTGATCGCACCCCAGCGTTCACGTTCGGCGGTAAGCATGAGCAGAAAACAGACATCTCTACTCCGGCACCAGGCGACTACTGTCCCGAAAAAGTACGGCACGATCACAATCCTGCTTTCTCATTTGCCGGTCGCCATGACCTACATAAATCAAACGACTCTCCAGCACCGGGAACCTACGAAACGGAAAAAGTGCGACTAGATCATAATCCAGCCTTTTCGTTTGCTGGTCGCCACGACCTTCACAAAGCTAGTGACACCCCCGCTCCAGGTGCTTACTCTCCCGAAAAGGTTAGACAAGATCACAATCCTGCCTTCTCAATGGCTGGCAAACACAACCCAACTGTTTCAAGTGACACACCAGCTCCTGGAGACTATTGTCCCGAAAAGGTTCGTTTAGATCACACACCCGCCTACAGCTTTGGAAGCAAAAACGATCCTAAAATAGATAGTAACACACCTGCTCCTGGAGACTACCATCCAGAAAAAGTCAGGCTTGACAACACCCCCGCGTTTTCGTTTGCTGGTCGTCACGACCTTCACAAAGCTAGTGACACCCCCGCTCCAGGTGCTTACTCTCCCGAAAAGGTTAGACAAGATCACAATCCTGCTTTCTCAATGGCTGGCAAACACAACCCAACTGTTTCAAGTGACACACCAGCTCCTGGAGACTATTGTCCCGAAAAGGTTCGTTTAGATCACACACCCGCCTACAGCTTTGGAAGCAAAAACGATCCTAAAATAGATAGTAACACACCTGCTCCTGGAGACTACCATCCAGAAAAAGTCAGGCTTGACAACACCCCCGCGTTTTCGTTTGCTGGTCGTCACGACCTACACAAAGCTAGTGACACCCCCGCTCCAGGAGCTTACTCTCCTGAAAAGGTTAGACAAGATCACAATCCTGCTTTCTCAATGGCTGGCAAACACAACCCAACTGTTTCAAGTGACACACCAGCTCCTGGAGACTATTGTCCTGAAAAGGTTCGTTTAGATCACACACCCGCCTACAGCTTTGGAAGCAAGAACGATCCTAAAGTAGATAGTAACACACCTGCTCCTGGAGACTACCATCCAGAAAAAGTCAGGCTTGACTACACTCCCGTGTTTTCGTTTGCTGGTCGCCACGACCTTCACAAAGCTAGTGACACCCCCGCTCCAGGTGCTTACTCTCCCGAAAAGGTTAGACAAGATCACAATCCTGCCTTTTCAATGGCTGGCAAACACAATCCAACTGTTTCAAGTGACACACCAGCTCCTGGAGACTATTGTCCCGAAAAGGTTCGTTTAGATCACACACCCGCCTACAGCTTTGGAAGCAAAAACGATCCTAAAGTAGATAGTAACACACCTGCTCCTGGAGACTACCATCCAGAAAAAGTCAGGCTTGACCACACTCCCTCGTTTTCGTTTGCTGGTCGTCACGACCTTCACAAAGCTAATGACATCCCCGCTCCAGGTGCTTACTCTCCCGAAAAGGTTAGACAAGATCACAATCCTGCCTTTTCAATGGCTGGCAAACACAATCCAACTGTTTCAAATGACACACCAGCTCCTGGAGACTATTGTCCCGAAAAGGTTCGTTTAGATCACACACCCGCCTACAGCTTTGGAAGCAAGAACGATCCTAAAGTAGATAGTAACACACCTGCTCCTGGAGACTACCATCCAGAAAAAGTCAGGCTTGACCACACTCCCGCGTTTTCGTTTGCTGGTCGCCACGACCTTCACAAAGCTAGTGACACCCCCGCTCCAGGTGCTTACTCTCCCGAAAAGGTTAGACAAGATCACAATCCTGCCTTCTCAATGGCTGGCAAACACAATCCAACTGTTTCAAGTGACACACCAGCTCCTGGAGACTATTGTCCCGAAAAGGTTCGTTTAGATCACACACCCGCCTACAGCTTTGGAAGCAAAAACGATCCTAAAGTAGATAGTAACACACCTGCTCCTGGAGACTACCATCCAGAAAAAGTCAGGCTTGACCACACTCCCTCGTTTTCGTTTGCTGGTCGTCACGACCTTCACAAAGCTAGTGACACCCCCGCTCCAGGTGCTTACTCTCCCGAAAAGGTTAGACAAGATCACAATCCTGCCTTTTCAATGGCTGGCAAACACAATCCAACTGTTTCAAATGACACACCAGCTCCTGGAGACTATTGTCCCGAAAAGGTTCGTTTAGATCACACACCCGCCTACAGCTTTGGAAGCAAGAACGATCCTAAAGTAGATAGTAACACACCTGCTCCTGGAGACTACCATCCAGAAAAAGTCAGGCTTGACCACACTCCCGCGTTTTCGTTTGCTGGTCGTCACGACCTTCACAAAGCTAGTGACACCCCCGCTCCAGGTGCTTACTCTCCCGAAAAGGTTAGACAAGATCACAATCCTGCCTTTTCAATGGCTGGCAAACACAATCCAACTGTTTCAAGTGACACACCAGCTCCTGGAGACTATTGTCCCGAAAAGGTTCGTTTAGATCACACACCCGCCTACAGCTTTGGAAGCAAGAACGATCCTAAAGTAGATAGTAACACACCTGCTCCTGGAGACTACCATCCAGAAAAAGTCAGGCTTGACCACACTCCCGCGTTTTCGTTTGCTGGTCGTCACGACCTTCACAAAGCTAGTGACACCCCCGCTCCAGGTGCTTACTCTCCCGAAAAGGTTAGACAAGATCACAATCCTGCCTTTTCAATGGCTGGCAAACACAATCGAACTGTTTCAAGTGACACACCAGCTCCTGGAGACTATTGTCCCGAAAAGGTTCGTTTAGATCACACACCCGCCTACAGCTTTGGAAGCAAGAACGATCCTAAAGTAGATAGTAACACACCTGCTCCTGGAGACTACCATCCAGAAAAAGTCAGGCTTGACCACACTCCCGCGTTTTCGTTTGCTGGTCGTCACGACCTTCACAAAGCTAGTGACACCCCCGCTCCAGGTGCTTACTCTCCCGAAAAGGTTAGACAAGATCACAATCCTGCCTTCTCAATGGCTGGCAAACACAATCCAACTGTTTCAAGTGACACACCAGCTCCTGGAGACTATTGTCCCGAAAAGGTTCGTTTAGATCACGCACCCGCCTACACCTTTGGAAGCAAAAACGATCCTAAAATAGATAGTAACACACCTGCTCCTGGAGACTACCATCCAGAAAAAGTCAGGCTGGACCACACTCCCGCGTTTTCGTTTGCTGGTCGTCACGACCTTCACAAAGCTAGTGACACCCCCGCTCCAGGAGCTTACTCTCCTGAAAAGGTTAGACAAGATCACAATCCTGCCTTCTCAATGGCTGGCAAGcacaatttgaaaattttgaatggTACTCCCGCTCCTGGTGATTACTGCCCCGAAAAGGTACGACTGGATCACACACCCGCTTATAGCTTTGGTGGCAAATATGACCCCAAGGTGGAAAATCATCATCCAGCGCCATGCGACTATTCCCCAGAGAAAGTTCGCCTCGACCATACACCTGCTTACACAATTACAGGTCGTACTGTTGTCGAGCAGTTGAGCGAGACACCAGCGCCCTGCGACTATCGTCCTGAGCACTGTCAACTGGACAGCACTCCAGCATTTACTTTTGGAATGAAGTTGAAAAGGGAGCGATTCAGTGATACACCAG CACCCACTGCATATGAACCGGAAAAGCACACTACACAGTATTCACCAGCTTACACGTTTGGAACAAAATCTGAGATTAGGGTTTCCACTGATGCACCAG CTCCTGGACATTATCATCCTGAGCAATGTAAAGTTGATAGTTCCCCGGCTTACAGTTTCGGATTGAAGACATTACCAATGCCACAAATTCCAG AACCAAAAGGCGCTTACATTGAAGATCGTATCTTGCAAAGACGCGAGCGACGCTTAGCCAGTCCTG TACGTCAAAATGGAGAGAACAATCACACAACCACCACTACCACTACTATCACTACAACAACTGTTAAACAGGACGATGTGAAGCCGGCTTTAGGAAAGCAGGTGAATGGTATTAGCACAAATCACACCCACAGCCACATAAAGATCGCACCAATAACTAATGGCGATCAATCGAAATCAGTCACTAccacaacaaaaaccacacTTCGTCATGTTGCCAATGGACAATCTGAAGTGGGTAATGTCAAGGTAACTGCACGTGGAACTGCAGATGCCAGCGCTATGCAGGCGGCCAATTCAAGTACGAGCACTGTACTCCAGTCAGATGGCGCTGTGATAACCAGGGGCAAATCAACGAAAGTATCGACGGTTAAGTACGCTGTAGAAGCAAGCAGTGTACAAGAGAAGATCATAAG CTCCTAA
- the LOC6641515 gene encoding uncharacterized protein LOC6641515 isoform X6, whose protein sequence is MTKKVFFTKTKVQPSNRGPCARVRIIRSLTMGGNIEQRPWTPTVRTGKIAAETSNPGPAIVQLPTLIGSKVPDSKKKGAPSYSFGQKLYNKYDTFGPGPAQYNVTGLRSKGKDYPRAATLQSRPKEMSRFSNPGPGEYDVVHAAKAVIDATPKYTFGQKPANAKFSLIPAPGAYCPEKVKLNKTPEFSFGIKHHELRPDYTPAPGTYKPEQVVLEHTPAYSFGLKTKHTQISVTPAPGAYSPEKSKLHTTPAYSMSGKASHDVVDCTPAPGAYEPEKCLLYKTPAYTFGQRVTVTSSNDTPAPGTYQPEKVRLDFTPAYTLSGRHELKSINETPAPGSYAPEKYRSDRTPAFTFGGKHEQKTDISTPAPGDYCPEKVRHDHNPAFSFAGRHDLHKSNDSPAPGTYETEKVRLDHNPAFSFAGRHDLHKASDTPAPGAYSPEKVRQDHNPAFSMAGKHNPTVSSDTPAPGDYCPEKVRLDHTPAYSFGSKNDPKIDSNTPAPGDYHPEKVRLDNTPAFSFAGRHDLHKASDTPAPGAYSPEKVRQDHNPAFSMAGKHNPTVSSDTPAPGDYCPEKVRLDHTPAYSFGSKNDPKIDSNTPAPGDYHPEKVRLDNTPAFSFAGRHDLHKASDTPAPGAYSPEKVRQDHNPAFSMAGKHNPTVSSDTPAPGDYCPEKVRLDHTPAYSFGSKNDPKVDSNTPAPGDYHPEKVRLDYTPVFSFAGRHDLHKASDTPAPGAYSPEKVRQDHNPAFSMAGKHNPTVSSDTPAPGDYCPEKVRLDHTPAYSFGSKNDPKVDSNTPAPGDYHPEKVRLDHTPSFSFAGRHDLHKANDIPAPGAYSPEKVRQDHNPAFSMAGKHNPTVSNDTPAPGDYCPEKVRLDHTPAYSFGSKNDPKVDSNTPAPGDYHPEKVRLDHTPAFSFAGRHDLHKASDTPAPGAYSPEKVRQDHNPAFSMAGKHNPTVSSDTPAPGDYCPEKVRLDHTPAYSFGSKNDPKVDSNTPAPGDYHPEKVRLDHTPSFSFAGRHDLHKASDTPAPGAYSPEKVRQDHNPAFSMAGKHNPTVSNDTPAPGDYCPEKVRLDHTPAYSFGSKNDPKVDSNTPAPGDYHPEKVRLDHTPAFSFAGRHDLHKASDTPAPGAYSPEKVRQDHNPAFSMAGKHNPTVSSDTPAPGDYCPEKVRLDHTPAYSFGSKNDPKVDSNTPAPGDYHPEKVRLDHTPAFSFAGRHDLHKASDTPAPGAYSPEKVRQDHNPAFSMAGKHNRTVSSDTPAPGDYCPEKVRLDHTPAYSFGSKNDPKVDSNTPAPGDYHPEKVRLDHTPAFSFAGRHDLHKASDTPAPGAYSPEKVRQDHNPAFSMAGKHNPTVSSDTPAPGDYCPEKVRLDHAPAYTFGSKNDPKIDSNTPAPGDYHPEKVRLDHTPAFSFAGRHDLHKASDTPAPGAYSPEKVRQDHNPAFSMAGKHNLKILNGTPAPGDYCPEKVRLDHTPAYSFGGKYDPKVENHHPAPCDYSPEKVRLDHTPAYTITGRTVVEQLSETPAPCDYRPEHCQLDSTPAFTFGMKLKRERFSDTPAPTAYEPEKHTTQYSPAYTFGTKSEIRVSTDAPAPGHYHPEQCKVDSSPAYSFGLKTLPMPQIPVRQNGENNHTTTTTTTITTTTVKQDDVKPALGKQVNGISTNHTHSHIKIAPITNGDQSKSVTTTTKTTLRHVANGQSEVGNVKVTARGTADASAMQAANSSTSTVLQSDGAVITRGKSTKVSTVKYAVEASSVQEKIISS, encoded by the exons ATGACTAAGAAG gtATTTTTCACCAAGACAAAGGTTCAACCCTCCAACCGGGGTCCTTGTGCACGTGTACGTATCATCCGATCTCTAACCATGGGTGGAAATATTGAGCAACGTCCATGGACGCCCACAGTGCGTACGGGTAAGATAGCCGCTGAGACTAGCAATCCAGGACCGGCTATAGTACAATTACCCACATTGATTG GAAGCAAAGTTCCTGATTCAAAGAAGAAAGGTGCCCCATCATATTCATTTGGACAGAAATTGTACAACAAGTATGATACATTTGGTCCGGGTCCAGCACAATATAATGTAACTGGATTGCGGTCAAAGGGCAAAGATTATCCACGGGCAGCCACTTTACAGAGTCGGCCGAAGGAAATGAGTCGCTTCTCAAATCCCGGACCCGGGGAATATGATGTAGTGCACGCTGCAAAGGCTGTTATCGATGCAACACCAAAATATACTTTTGGCCAGAAGCCTGCCAATGCTAAGTTCAGTCTAATACCAG CTCCTGGTGCCTATTGCCCTGAGAAAGTGAAGCTGAACAAGACACCAGAGTTCAGTTTCGGCATCAAGCATCACGAACTTAGGCCAGACTATACACCAG CCCCGGGCACGTATAAACCGGAGCAGGTAGTACTAGAACATACACCCGCTTATAGTTTTGGTCTGAAGACAAAGCATACACAGATAAGTGTCACACCAG CACCCGGTGCCTACAGCCCCGAAAAGTCCAAATTACACACAACACCTGCTTACAGTATGAGTGGTAAGGCGTCTCACGATGTAGTCGATTGTACGCCTG CACCCGGCGCATACGAGCCCGAGAAATGTCTACTATACAAGACACCCGCCTATACATTTGGACAGCGGGTAACTGTCACTAGTTCGAATGACACTCCTGCACCTGGCACATATCAGCCCGAAAAGGTGCGACTGGACTTTACCCCCGCATACACGTTGTCGGGGCGTCATGAACTCAAGTCCATCAACGAAACACCAGCGCCCGGGTCGTATGCTCCGGAAAAGTACCGAAGTGATCGCACCCCAGCGTTCACGTTCGGCGGTAAGCATGAGCAGAAAACAGACATCTCTACTCCGGCACCAGGCGACTACTGTCCCGAAAAAGTACGGCACGATCACAATCCTGCTTTCTCATTTGCCGGTCGCCATGACCTACATAAATCAAACGACTCTCCAGCACCGGGAACCTACGAAACGGAAAAAGTGCGACTAGATCATAATCCAGCCTTTTCGTTTGCTGGTCGCCACGACCTTCACAAAGCTAGTGACACCCCCGCTCCAGGTGCTTACTCTCCCGAAAAGGTTAGACAAGATCACAATCCTGCCTTCTCAATGGCTGGCAAACACAACCCAACTGTTTCAAGTGACACACCAGCTCCTGGAGACTATTGTCCCGAAAAGGTTCGTTTAGATCACACACCCGCCTACAGCTTTGGAAGCAAAAACGATCCTAAAATAGATAGTAACACACCTGCTCCTGGAGACTACCATCCAGAAAAAGTCAGGCTTGACAACACCCCCGCGTTTTCGTTTGCTGGTCGTCACGACCTTCACAAAGCTAGTGACACCCCCGCTCCAGGTGCTTACTCTCCCGAAAAGGTTAGACAAGATCACAATCCTGCTTTCTCAATGGCTGGCAAACACAACCCAACTGTTTCAAGTGACACACCAGCTCCTGGAGACTATTGTCCCGAAAAGGTTCGTTTAGATCACACACCCGCCTACAGCTTTGGAAGCAAAAACGATCCTAAAATAGATAGTAACACACCTGCTCCTGGAGACTACCATCCAGAAAAAGTCAGGCTTGACAACACCCCCGCGTTTTCGTTTGCTGGTCGTCACGACCTACACAAAGCTAGTGACACCCCCGCTCCAGGAGCTTACTCTCCTGAAAAGGTTAGACAAGATCACAATCCTGCTTTCTCAATGGCTGGCAAACACAACCCAACTGTTTCAAGTGACACACCAGCTCCTGGAGACTATTGTCCTGAAAAGGTTCGTTTAGATCACACACCCGCCTACAGCTTTGGAAGCAAGAACGATCCTAAAGTAGATAGTAACACACCTGCTCCTGGAGACTACCATCCAGAAAAAGTCAGGCTTGACTACACTCCCGTGTTTTCGTTTGCTGGTCGCCACGACCTTCACAAAGCTAGTGACACCCCCGCTCCAGGTGCTTACTCTCCCGAAAAGGTTAGACAAGATCACAATCCTGCCTTTTCAATGGCTGGCAAACACAATCCAACTGTTTCAAGTGACACACCAGCTCCTGGAGACTATTGTCCCGAAAAGGTTCGTTTAGATCACACACCCGCCTACAGCTTTGGAAGCAAAAACGATCCTAAAGTAGATAGTAACACACCTGCTCCTGGAGACTACCATCCAGAAAAAGTCAGGCTTGACCACACTCCCTCGTTTTCGTTTGCTGGTCGTCACGACCTTCACAAAGCTAATGACATCCCCGCTCCAGGTGCTTACTCTCCCGAAAAGGTTAGACAAGATCACAATCCTGCCTTTTCAATGGCTGGCAAACACAATCCAACTGTTTCAAATGACACACCAGCTCCTGGAGACTATTGTCCCGAAAAGGTTCGTTTAGATCACACACCCGCCTACAGCTTTGGAAGCAAGAACGATCCTAAAGTAGATAGTAACACACCTGCTCCTGGAGACTACCATCCAGAAAAAGTCAGGCTTGACCACACTCCCGCGTTTTCGTTTGCTGGTCGCCACGACCTTCACAAAGCTAGTGACACCCCCGCTCCAGGTGCTTACTCTCCCGAAAAGGTTAGACAAGATCACAATCCTGCCTTCTCAATGGCTGGCAAACACAATCCAACTGTTTCAAGTGACACACCAGCTCCTGGAGACTATTGTCCCGAAAAGGTTCGTTTAGATCACACACCCGCCTACAGCTTTGGAAGCAAAAACGATCCTAAAGTAGATAGTAACACACCTGCTCCTGGAGACTACCATCCAGAAAAAGTCAGGCTTGACCACACTCCCTCGTTTTCGTTTGCTGGTCGTCACGACCTTCACAAAGCTAGTGACACCCCCGCTCCAGGTGCTTACTCTCCCGAAAAGGTTAGACAAGATCACAATCCTGCCTTTTCAATGGCTGGCAAACACAATCCAACTGTTTCAAATGACACACCAGCTCCTGGAGACTATTGTCCCGAAAAGGTTCGTTTAGATCACACACCCGCCTACAGCTTTGGAAGCAAGAACGATCCTAAAGTAGATAGTAACACACCTGCTCCTGGAGACTACCATCCAGAAAAAGTCAGGCTTGACCACACTCCCGCGTTTTCGTTTGCTGGTCGTCACGACCTTCACAAAGCTAGTGACACCCCCGCTCCAGGTGCTTACTCTCCCGAAAAGGTTAGACAAGATCACAATCCTGCCTTTTCAATGGCTGGCAAACACAATCCAACTGTTTCAAGTGACACACCAGCTCCTGGAGACTATTGTCCCGAAAAGGTTCGTTTAGATCACACACCCGCCTACAGCTTTGGAAGCAAGAACGATCCTAAAGTAGATAGTAACACACCTGCTCCTGGAGACTACCATCCAGAAAAAGTCAGGCTTGACCACACTCCCGCGTTTTCGTTTGCTGGTCGTCACGACCTTCACAAAGCTAGTGACACCCCCGCTCCAGGTGCTTACTCTCCCGAAAAGGTTAGACAAGATCACAATCCTGCCTTTTCAATGGCTGGCAAACACAATCGAACTGTTTCAAGTGACACACCAGCTCCTGGAGACTATTGTCCCGAAAAGGTTCGTTTAGATCACACACCCGCCTACAGCTTTGGAAGCAAGAACGATCCTAAAGTAGATAGTAACACACCTGCTCCTGGAGACTACCATCCAGAAAAAGTCAGGCTTGACCACACTCCCGCGTTTTCGTTTGCTGGTCGTCACGACCTTCACAAAGCTAGTGACACCCCCGCTCCAGGTGCTTACTCTCCCGAAAAGGTTAGACAAGATCACAATCCTGCCTTCTCAATGGCTGGCAAACACAATCCAACTGTTTCAAGTGACACACCAGCTCCTGGAGACTATTGTCCCGAAAAGGTTCGTTTAGATCACGCACCCGCCTACACCTTTGGAAGCAAAAACGATCCTAAAATAGATAGTAACACACCTGCTCCTGGAGACTACCATCCAGAAAAAGTCAGGCTGGACCACACTCCCGCGTTTTCGTTTGCTGGTCGTCACGACCTTCACAAAGCTAGTGACACCCCCGCTCCAGGAGCTTACTCTCCTGAAAAGGTTAGACAAGATCACAATCCTGCCTTCTCAATGGCTGGCAAGcacaatttgaaaattttgaatggTACTCCCGCTCCTGGTGATTACTGCCCCGAAAAGGTACGACTGGATCACACACCCGCTTATAGCTTTGGTGGCAAATATGACCCCAAGGTGGAAAATCATCATCCAGCGCCATGCGACTATTCCCCAGAGAAAGTTCGCCTCGACCATACACCTGCTTACACAATTACAGGTCGTACTGTTGTCGAGCAGTTGAGCGAGACACCAGCGCCCTGCGACTATCGTCCTGAGCACTGTCAACTGGACAGCACTCCAGCATTTACTTTTGGAATGAAGTTGAAAAGGGAGCGATTCAGTGATACACCAG CACCCACTGCATATGAACCGGAAAAGCACACTACACAGTATTCACCAGCTTACACGTTTGGAACAAAATCTGAGATTAGGGTTTCCACTGATGCACCAG CTCCTGGACATTATCATCCTGAGCAATGTAAAGTTGATAGTTCCCCGGCTTACAGTTTCGGATTGAAGACATTACCAATGCCACAAATTCCAG TACGTCAAAATGGAGAGAACAATCACACAACCACCACTACCACTACTATCACTACAACAACTGTTAAACAGGACGATGTGAAGCCGGCTTTAGGAAAGCAGGTGAATGGTATTAGCACAAATCACACCCACAGCCACATAAAGATCGCACCAATAACTAATGGCGATCAATCGAAATCAGTCACTAccacaacaaaaaccacacTTCGTCATGTTGCCAATGGACAATCTGAAGTGGGTAATGTCAAGGTAACTGCACGTGGAACTGCAGATGCCAGCGCTATGCAGGCGGCCAATTCAAGTACGAGCACTGTACTCCAGTCAGATGGCGCTGTGATAACCAGGGGCAAATCAACGAAAGTATCGACGGTTAAGTACGCTGTAGAAGCAAGCAGTGTACAAGAGAAGATCATAAG CTCCTAA